The segment TTATTTGGCCATGCTGTTTCGGTAGCGGGGGGTAGGCAACACAGATAACCTCTGATTGCACTTTCTGGGGAGCCAGGGAAGGGGGAAATACAGCTAAGCAGATGCGCATTACTATGGAAAACTGTTATGCCCTGTTTTCATTCTAGGTTAAAGCACAAATACAAACTACTCCTTTGAAATTACTTCAGCAttattctgtgggtttttttctttctgtaagctGTTCAAAGCAGCAACAAGACTTATTGGTAATACCAATCACTTCTTCAtaagaacacaaaaaataacaaaaggaaaatgttactCTATTACACTGATTGCTTCATAGAAACTCTAACAATTTTCTGCACAGGTGCATACATATTAATTCCAGCATTGGGCCAAAGCAAGCAATGGAAGACCAgtctttctttgattttttgcAGTATACATACTTAAGTGTTTTGCTTCATTAGTGACAGCATCCTTATGCTGTCACTATTTGTCACTTTTCTCATTTGACAAGgaccaaaaacaaacatataCTTTTCCAACCTTCTTCTTTAGAAGcaataaatattcttttatttcatcaCTTATTTCTCCCGTCTTTCTGCTTGGTTTCTCTTTTAGTTGCCACTGCTTGATCCAGTCATATTTGCTTAACAAGTTCTCAGGAAGCTGGAAGttaacagaagaagaaaaggcagctgAAGTAACAAATCTTGAAAGGAAGAACTACacattattatattttaatttttattattcatcTTAATACAATTCCTCGTGTTTTCCTCAATATGCCATACCATGACCATAACTGAACACAGCTGGCTGGgtaatatttcatagaatcgtatcataacagaatcatagaatggcctgggttgacaaggacctcaaagatcacctagtttcaacccccctgctatgtgcagtgtcgccaaccaccagaccaggctgcccagagccacatccagcctggccttgaatgtttccagggatggggcatccacagagGTTTGCTGGCTCACAGTCAGAGCATTGGTCTATTATTATTCCCTGATATAAAGCAAGAGCAAAAGAAGCTTAAGTTGctcaagatttgtttttaaagtccagcagcagacagcagtgACTGTCTGAAAGTTTCCCCAAACCAACAGAAGCAGCAATGAAAGATGCCATATCCACCAGATAAAACACCAAGATAAGTTCTTGGTGAAGCACTTACTTAGCCTGGAAcacaaaaattgtattttctttccagagaaCATCACTCCTGGAACTATGGGACAAGGTTTCTTAGAGAAGAATAGAACCTGAAGATTGGTTGATGCAGCAGATGACACTCTACCATAAGACCTACCTTTTCTACTGCTCACGTGCTACTGCTATGTCTGCTCACTTAAGAGCATTCACATTCCTCTTGAACGACATACCAACAGTTGTATGCAGAGTTCTGGGCTCTCATTTATCAATCCATTTCACCACTAGAACTTGTGTAGTAATTTGTGCTTCATTTTAAGTTAACCACTTGGCTAGAGCAGTATATGTACCATCAGCCATGACCAACCACTTTTCATTTTACAAGGACTCCAAATTAGCAGTATGTTCTCTTTAATGGCAGGCCATGTTACAGTCAGTACAATAACATCTATACATTATTCCAAATTGGAGCCATCACTGTAAACCTACAATGCAAGAGAACACTACTGCTTCTCAATGTAAGGAATATTGATGCATGAGCATGTAACAGAGAAGTGAGACCACAAAAATCACCCAATAAGTTAGAGACAACATCTACTCTCAGAAGACCTACTTGACACACACCATGGTAAAATCCTCACTCTGCAACCAGCGCGGTAACTGAGTAGCTTGACTTAGTGCCTGGAACAGAGTTGCTCTGAGAGCACAGTAGTTATCACCTCGTACTTGCCTTATTGATGCAAACTTCCGTGCAACTGCTTCATATccctaggaaaataaaaaatccaaataacacaaaagcattaataaaacatttcaagGGAATAAGATATTTCAATTCAAGCGGTATCATAAAGGAATTGGAACATCAGCATCTAATGATAAAGCTCTCTCAAGAACAAAGAAAGGTTTGATCAATCAAATGATTTGGAAGTACGTATGATTCTGTGTCACAAATTTTGctttacaaaaaacaaaacttccgTAGTCCTGCTAAATAACAAAGAAGAAACCAATGAAACTGAAGTAGGTACTGCCTGCAGCATTTATCTGACTACACAGCAGAAATATCTTTGAAATGTAGGTAGCTAGCCCACTTAGGTttcaaacaaaacccaaacacacaAGAATATAAACctaaaaatacagcatgatTACAACAAGAAGTTTCAGCAATGCCATTTACCCAATACTTGTCACATGCAGCTTATTTATGCCGCAGGGGAAAATCTGCCTTTACACAAATGTGATGGGAGTTCAGAAACATTTGTCCCCTCCTTGCTGTTCCCACACGTACACTTGTAGCAGAAGATGCAATGTTGAAACTCAGCTTCTGAAGCTTAGTATGTATTTTCAGCTCATCTAACAAGATTCAAATCTCTACATCTGTACTGTCACCAATCTCTTGAATTACACAAAGCATTTTAGGCTTGTTTGCGTGTAccactatttttcttctccaacacaatttaaaataaagaacacCCAAACCAATCCCCACTTCACTTTCTACTGCTGTAGCTCAAGATTAATATAAGAAAACTTGTCAAAAAACTTACAGAAAATaagtatcaggaaaaaaaaattaaaagcaaactcaAACTGATCCTACGCAATAGCGCTCCCCATCCTAAAAATCAAGTGATTCACCTTAAGTGATTCTTCACttccttctaaaaataaaaataaaaataaaaaaagaatgtttggCCATCTGCTCTGCCATTTCCATAGCCCTTAAGATTACTACTTTATGAAGATAAACCAAATTGAAATTGAAAACAGTGATGAAGAAGAGTATTAAACCAAAATCCTAGCCTGTCACAAGTAGCCTTACTGAACATACATTTTGAATGAGTGTGAGCAAAACCATCATCCAGTTAGCAGCCGCTTTGAAGACtcaacactgaaaaatactgccattaccttttctgttttaaaaaaatctttcgTGTAGAAAGCCATCTATGAAACACAgagataaaagcaaaaagccCAATGAagtcagcaaacagaaaatataccTTTCTCATACTTTTTGCTACTGGTGTATTTCCTCTCCATTCTTTTTTGCTGTACTCCAGGATGTCCATTTCAGGTGCAACACTTAATTTATATGCTGTCAATACAGAATTTGCAACATTACACTGAGATGAACTGTGAAACAGAACATACAACAGcatagaaaaaaacattataaCTTGCACTTCTAAATACATACTATCACATTAAAGTCACTTTGGTGCCAAAAAGAGACTGGCTGCAGAACATATAGCTGCTACACAGCTACTGGTGGGGAGGAAGTATATGCTCTGAAAatggcaaacaaacaaaaataatgacttAATTCAGCAAAACAGAGACCACTCTTCTGTCTTCTAAAAAATATTAACtggcaaagaacagaaatgtcaGAGTACCTTACTAACTTCTGCtaagaaaaatggagagaaaaacattcagtgggaatttctcttcttcattcAGTAGCCGAACTGTAGAGAAAGAAGACAGTACTCTCTTAGAATTCCTACAGTTTTCATTCCAAAGCAAAAGGGACTTAAGATCATCAAGGGAGCTCAACAACAGATATGTGCGATGACCATAAATCATCAATTCTCAAGAGTGAGCAGATAGGCTATATCACTGTTTTCCAAAGGATTCATATTCTCTCATAAAATACCTAcagaagcacaagaaaaaaaatacattaagagCAACTAGCTTcacataaaaatgatttatttgtgaattaaaaaaacacaatgtACTGTGTGGAGACACCTCTGCACAAAAATCCTTGGAAATGAAGGTGTGAAATCACTGCAAGTTAGTGCCACAATTAATTGTAATACTGTACTTGAAATACCACAAAGTTCAAACATACCTGAAGAGCTCATCTTGCAAGTGTGTAGcatcttctccttctcttctgcatcACAACAAACGTCCTGCTCACTACATTGCACATCATGGAACAGCACAAATAAACTGTCATTAACCTTTTCCGCTGATTGATTTGATTTCCATCTTACACATTTCATTAAACACTTCCCTACAACACCAATGTTAGTAATGAAACTGCCAGGACTTCTCTTCTGCCAGATGTCTGGGGACTACAGAGCCCTGAAGTCTCTTTATATTTGTAATTCTGAGAGGACATATTTGTAAAAGATAAAAGCCACAATGCCTTGtcatatatacataaatactaAATCTGTGCACGCAACTGAAAATGCATTACTCACCAAAGCTTTAAGTCTATGTTCTACTGAGGTTGAGCAACAATCAGTGATCCTGCCTCATCTCATATGACTGAAAGAGGACAAACAGCTAGGGAAACTGCAGGGAAGGGTTTTGTGTAGCCAGGTGGTAATTAAATTACGCTCATCTACATCCAAATCTGCTTTcttaagaagaaataagaagtaACATTGCTAATCCATTTGCATATATTTCCCTtgagaacaagaaaaatcacagaatcattaaggttggaagagacctccaagatcatccagtccaaccatccacctaccaccaatattcccactaaaccatgtccctcagtacaacacccaaacatttcttgaacacctccaggggcagtgactccaccaccttcctgggcagcctgttccagcacttgaccaaaaatgtttaatataaAGTCAATAACAGGCTAACAATGGGAAACTGTCATCTACAGTGAAGTTGTAGGAAACGACAGTTTAGTTGTTACTCTAGTTTCAAGCAGATGCTTGAGATTTGATTTCTAACATTACTAAAGTATGAATTAAAGAGAGAAACAACATGGTAGATACTAAACACAGTTCTCCCTAAGAGAATACTACCTGCTGAGATGTTTCAGGGAAGTATATCCCAAGTCCTCACCATAATTATTGTGAGGCATTGGACAAATCTTAATTACCATACCTGACCTTATTTTGCACCAAAAATTAAGGTCCACCAGGGTTTGTGAAGAATTTCAAGAATACCTTGAAGAAAACCTTGAAGAATATATACCTTGAAAACACTATGATAACATAAGAACTTGGTATCCAACAAGAGTGATTTCTAGCCTAGTTTATATATAGAAAAAGCACCTCTTCCCATAGGAAAAAGTTtctctatgaaaaaaataaatcctcacCTGTCCACAGATGTCTCAATTACTGACGGATTATCAGACACAGGCAGATACATTTCACAACCTCTAGGAACGTCATCTTGTGTCACAAGTGATTGAATCCTATTTCTTCCCCAGGTCCCCCAGAACTTTTGTATAGATATTCATCTCTCATTTCCTCTGCAGGTTGCTCTTTCTTCTCAGTAACCATGCTTGCTGAACCCAGTTCGTTAGAAGGAACACCAGCTTCCTTTTCATGCTTCGCCACCTGCAAAGCAGTCCTTGCtttcctctgtgcctgtgctgcaCCCGCAGAAAGGCTGAGCAGTTCTCTCATCTGCCCCTGAAAGCTACCCTGGCTTTGAAGAATGCAGGCGTAGGTGTTTCTCTCTCATGCCTCTCTCTCACGGAAGAACAAAAGCACGTTTGTAAGACAGGCACTGTATTTCAACAGCTGTCTTAAGGTCTGGGCACTCAGAGGTTACTTCAGTTACCCAAAAGCAGGAACCAGACCCGGAAGTGCTTGGTGAGGTAACACAGCAGCCCGGCTGTTCTCAAACACTCCTTGGCAGGACGGTCTCAGCTCCCGTTCTGCGTCAGTTCTCAAGCACTGCCCGTGCGAAAACTGCTTCGACTGCACACGCGCTTCTCTCACGGACGCTATCAATCAGCTAGAAACCCGAGGATCCCCCAGAAACCCCAGCGAAACAAGTTTCAGTCCTGAGACAGTGGCTTTTCTACAGACTCACGTGGCGCTCAGTGAAACTGCACTGCACCACGGTTACTGCCTAACACCAGAGCTTCCGTCTCTCTCGAACTGCGGAGCCCGCATCCACCACACAGCTTACAGCCCCCCACCTGCCACAACGCTTCCCCAGACGTCACCGAGCTCTCCCACTCGAGCCCCTCCGCCTAGCACGACCTCCCGCCACTTCAGCAGCACATCCCGCCCGCCGCCAGCGCCCTCCGCGCCGGAAGGCACTCgctctccctccccctctccttcccgtcccggccgggccgggcgcttGGCGTCATATGGAATCGAAGGATAAACGGCAATACCCCAGCGCACCAGCAGGGAGTGTGAGTGCAAGTTTGGATACGTAGaactaatcatagaatcatagaatggcctgggttgaaaaggacctcaaagatcatcgagtttcaacccccctgctgtgtgcagggtcaccaaccagcagaccaggctgcccagatccacatccagcctggccttgactgtctccagggatggggcatccacagcctccttgggcaacctgttccagtgtgtcaccaccctctgtgtgaaaaacctcccctgtctcgctttaaaactattcccccttgtcctgtcactatctaccctcataaacagccattcctcctcctgtttatacctcccttcaagtactggaaggccgcaatgaggtctccctggagccttctcttctccaagctaaacaagcccagttctctcaaccgttcctcacaggagaggtgctccagccctctgttcatagaatcatagaatcgctaaggttggaaaaggtccacaggatcatccagtccaaccaatcatttgcccttcaccaatggttcttgctaaaccatgtccttcaacacaacatccaaacgctctttgaacacctccagggtcggtgactccaccacctctctgggcagcccattccagtgcctgaccaccctttcagagaagtagtatttcctaacgtccagcctgaacgttccctggtgcagcttgaagccattccctctcgtcctatcactagtcacacgagagaagaggctgacccccaggtcactacaacctcctttcaggtagttatagagagcaataaggtctcccctgagcctcctcttctctagactgaacaatcccatctctctcagccgctcctcataaggcctgtgctccagacccctcaccagctttgttgccctcctctggacacactccagggcctcgatgtctttcttacagtgagggcccaaaactggacacagtactcaaggtgtggcctcacctcatcatcttagtggccctcctctggacccactccaagagctccacgtccttcctgtactgggggtgAAGTGATACAGTGACTTAACTTGTGAACAGTGAACGTGTGTGTACAAACTGACATCAGTATCACGTTGTGGATATGTAAAGGTGTGCTAGCTTTGTGGAATTACCACCTAGCACCCCGTCATGTGCAAAATTAAATAGCTCTGTGTGTGAAGTTGGCTCATTACACACCACATGGAAGAACCCATCTGTGGGACAGCAATGTCAGATACTGGAAAGAGCCTTTGTGCAGGCACCTATGAGACCCATGACAGCTTCAGCTCCAAAGCAAGGCTTTTCCTGCAACCAAgggaatgagagaaaaagaaatcacagaatggcttgggttggaagggacctcaaagcccacccagcctcaaccctgtgccatgg is part of the Gallus gallus isolate bGalGal1 chromosome 2, bGalGal1.mat.broiler.GRCg7b, whole genome shotgun sequence genome and harbors:
- the FAM105B gene encoding ubiquitin thioesterase otulin isoform X1, with amino-acid sequence MKCVRWKSNQSAEKVNDSLFVLFHDVQCSEQDVCCDAEEKEKMLHTCKMSSSAYKLSVAPEMDILEYSKKEWRGNTPVAKSMRKGYEAVARKFASIRQVRGDNYCALRATLFQALSQATQLPRWLQSEDFTMLPENLLSKYDWIKQWQLKEKPSRKTGEISDEIKEYLLLLKKKVGKWKCVSDIKCPVEKQEACDELLKNEEEEYRLHEALKFLMLNTAIELYNDEKNRRRVPIFSLLLFACDTSISPCQLMHNHLNQIGHSGGLEQVEMFLLAYALQYTIQVYRLYKFSTDELITFHPSNPEEDWPVVTLITEDDRHYNILVRTCQETML
- the FAM105B gene encoding ubiquitin thioesterase otulin isoform X2, whose amino-acid sequence is MKCVRWKSNQSAEKVNDSLFVLFHDVQCSEQDVCCDAEEKEKMLHTCKMSSSAYKLSVAPEMDILEYSKKEWRGNTPVAKSMRKGYEAVARKFASIRQVRGDNYCALRATLFQALSQATQLPRWLQSEDFTMLPENLLSKYDWIKQWQLKEKPSRKTGEISDEIKEYLLLLKKKWKCVSDIKCPVEKQEACDELLKNEEEEYRLHEALKFLMLNTAIELYNDEKNRRRVPIFSLLLFACDTSISPCQLMHNHLNQIGHSGGLEQVEMFLLAYALQYTIQVYRLYKFSTDELITFHPSNPEEDWPVVTLITEDDRHYNILVRTCQETML
- the FAM105B gene encoding ubiquitin thioesterase otulin isoform X3, with amino-acid sequence MYLPVSDNPSVIETSVDSEQDVCCDAEEKEKMLHTCKMSSSAYKLSVAPEMDILEYSKKEWRGNTPVAKSMRKGYEAVARKFASIRQVRGDNYCALRATLFQALSQATQLPRWLQSEDFTMLPENLLSKYDWIKQWQLKEKPSRKTGEISDEIKEYLLLLKKKVGKWKCVSDIKCPVEKQEACDELLKNEEEEYRLHEALKFLMLNTAIELYNDEKNRRRVPIFSLLLFACDTSISPCQLMHNHLNQIGHSGGLEQVEMFLLAYALQYTIQVYRLYKFSTDELITFHPSNPEEDWPVVTLITEDDRHYNILVRTCQETML
- the FAM105B gene encoding ubiquitin thioesterase otulin isoform X4, which gives rise to MYLEVQVIMFFSMLLYVLFHSSSQCNVANSVLTAYKLSVAPEMDILEYSKKEWRGNTPVAKSMRKGYEAVARKFASIRQVRGDNYCALRATLFQALSQATQLPRWLQSEDFTMLPENLLSKYDWIKQWQLKEKPSRKTGEISDEIKEYLLLLKKKVGKWKCVSDIKCPVEKQEACDELLKNEEEEYRLHEALKFLMLNTAIELYNDEKNRRRVPIFSLLLFACDTSISPCQLMHNHLNQIGHSGGLEQVEMFLLAYALQYTIQVYRLYKFSTDELITFHPSNPEEDWPVVTLITEDDRHYNILVRTCQETML
- the FAM105B gene encoding ubiquitin thioesterase otulin isoform X5; protein product: MKCVRWKSNQSAEKVNDSLFVLFHDVQCSEQDVCCDAEEKEKMLHTCKMSSSAYKLSVAPEMDILEYSKKEWRGNTPVAKSMRKGYEAVARKFASIRQVRGDNYCALRATLFQALSQATQLPRWLQSEDFTMLPENLLSKYDWIKQWQLKEKPSRKTGEISDEIKEYLLLLKKKVGKWKCVSDIKCPVEKQEACDELLKNEEEEYRLHEALKFLMLNTAIELYNDEKNRRRVPIFSLLLFACDTSISPCQLMHNHLNQIGHSGGLEQALCKGFLSAVDWLESQSTHRKRKDRCLKLVLV